The Delphinus delphis chromosome 7, mDelDel1.2, whole genome shotgun sequence genome includes a window with the following:
- the TMEM198 gene encoding transmembrane protein 198, with the protein MPGTAATLRFQLLPPEPDDAFWGAPCEQPLERRYQALPALVCIMCCLFGVVYCFFGYRCFKAVLFLTGLLFGSVVIFLLCYRERVLETQLSAGASAGIALGIGLLCGLVAMLVRSVGLFLVGLLLGLLLAAAALLGSAPYYQPGSVWGPLGLLLGGGLLCALLTLRWPRPLTTLATAVTGAALIATAADYFAELLLLGRYAVERLRAAPVPPLCWRSWALLALWPLLSLMGVLVQWRVTAERDSHTEVVISRQRRRVQLMRIRQQEERKEKRRKKRPPRPPARGPRAPPRPGPPDPAYRRRPVPIKRFNGDILSPSYIQSFRDRQTGSSLSSFMASPTDADYEYGSRGPLTACSGPPMRV; encoded by the exons ATGCCGGGCACTGCGGCGACACTTCGGTTCCAGCTGCTGCCCCCCGAGCCAGATGATGCCTTCTGGGGTGCACCCTGCGAACAGCCCCTGGAGCGCAGGTACCAGGCACTGCCAGCCCTCGTCTGCATCATGTGCTGTCTGTTTGGAGTCGTCTACTGCTTCTTCG GTTACCGCTGCTTCAAGGCAGTACTCTTCCTCACTGGGTTGCTGTTTGGCTCGGTGGTCATCTTCCTGCTGTGCTACCGAGAGCGGGTGCTGGAGACGCAGCTGAGTGCCGGGGCGAGTGCAGGCATCGCGCTGGGCATCGGGCTGCTCTGCGGGCTGGTGGCCATGCTGGTGCGCAGCGTGGGCCTCTTCCTGGTAGGGCTGCTGCTCGGCCTACtgctcgccgccgccgccctaCTGGGCTCCGCGCCCTACTACCAGCCAGGCTCTGTTTGGGGCcccctggggctgctgctgggggGCGGCCTGCTCTGCGCCCTGCTCACGCTGCGCTGGCCCCGCCCGCTCACCACCCTGGCCACCGCCGTGACGGGTGCCGCGCTCATCGCCACGGCTGCCGACTACTTTGCcgagctgctgctgctggggcGCTACGCAGTGGAGCGTCTGCGGGCCGCCCCCGTGCCCCCCCTCTGCTGGCGGAGCTGGGCCCTGCTGGCACTTTGGCCCCTGCTCAGCCTGATGGGCGTTCTGGTGCAGTGGCGGGTGACCGCCGAGCGGGACTCCCACACGGAAG TGGTCATCAGCCGGCAGCGCCGTCGTGTGCAGCTGATGAGGATTCGGCAGCAGGAAGAGCGCAAGGAGAAGCGGCGCAAGAAGAGACCCCCAAGGCCTCCCGCTAGAGGCCCCCGGGCTCCTCCAAGGCCTGGGCCCCCTGACCCTGCTTATCGGCGCAGGCCAGTGCCCATCAAACGCTTCAACGGAGACATCCTCTCCCCG AGCTACATCCAGAGCTTCCGGGACCGGCAGACAGGGAGCTCGCTGAGCTCCTTCATGGCCTCGCCCACAGATGCGGACTATGAGTACGGGTCCCGGGGACCGCTGACGGCCTGCTCTGGGCCCCCCATGCGGGTATAG